In Actinomyces sp. zg-332, the following proteins share a genomic window:
- the tatA gene encoding twin-arginine translocase TatA/TatE family subunit — MSFLNDIGLPGIILIVLGALIIFGPKKLPELGSSIGKMIKEFKKSVSDISDSNEEKEKKENKEE; from the coding sequence GTGAGTTTTCTAAATGATATCGGACTACCAGGAATAATACTTATTGTATTAGGTGCATTAATTATTTTTGGTCCTAAAAAACTACCTGAATTGGGTAGCTCAATTGGAAAAATGATTAAGGAATTTAAAAAGTCAGTTTCTGATATTAGCGATTCTAACGAAGAAAAAGAAAAGAAGGAAAATAAAGAGGAGTAG
- the tatC gene encoding twin-arginine translocase subunit TatC encodes MGELRKRLIYILVFFVCVFIISLVFAGNIYELLTSGFDKKLLVLSPSEILHIYLLIAGWSSVVFSLPFIAYHIWAFVAPGLKRNEAKVLLGYVPAVFVCFVIGFLFGLLVVSPLLLSVLLGLGKGIFDVQITAYNYLLFVIHTTVPLGVLFELPVVIAFLTSLSILTPKFLIKNRKYAYFILLVIAVCITPPDFASDLITTIPLVLIYELGVIISKVVYRRKKVSIQKEE; translated from the coding sequence TTGGGAGAACTGCGTAAAAGACTAATCTATATTCTTGTCTTTTTCGTATGTGTGTTTATTATTTCTCTAGTATTTGCTGGAAATATTTATGAGCTACTCACATCAGGCTTTGATAAGAAACTTTTAGTTTTGAGTCCAAGCGAAATTTTGCATATATATTTGCTAATAGCAGGGTGGTCATCAGTTGTTTTTTCCCTACCTTTTATTGCTTACCATATTTGGGCTTTTGTAGCTCCAGGTTTAAAACGTAATGAAGCAAAAGTGTTATTAGGCTACGTGCCAGCAGTTTTCGTTTGCTTTGTTATCGGATTTTTATTTGGTCTGCTAGTAGTTAGTCCTTTACTGCTAAGTGTATTGTTGGGTTTAGGTAAGGGAATCTTCGATGTACAGATAACAGCTTATAACTATTTACTTTTCGTAATACATACAACTGTTCCACTCGGAGTTTTATTTGAACTTCCAGTAGTAATTGCTTTCTTAACTTCTTTATCAATACTTACACCTAAATTCTTGATAAAAAATAGAAAATACGCTTACTTTATTTTATTAGTTATAGCTGTATGCATAACTCCACCAGATTTTGCTAGTGATCTGATAACTACTATCCCATTAGTATTAATATATGAGTTAGGCGTTATAATTAGTAAAGTAGTTTATAGACGTAAAAAAGTATCCATTCAAAAAGAGGAGTAA
- a CDS encoding FTR1 family iron permease, translating to MVKTYLNKIFASLVVAFILFSGLQAYATNEYSDLFIKITDISDAIDKKDNSKAQSLLADIKTSFEGLPNSNSKAGMKVKQEILSAQNTLTKESIRKVSSALLSFEKEQNPVDEKAEKAKFESKVLPGLQELKTVVEGTDLDQMKAQYSAFNSLWVRNESFVRARSISHYGKIETGLSFLRSSMEMQPFSHSSVKSAYEDLSQAITDFLSGKKVSYSSDISTLEKGISVLEKGLAAFEQGKYKDGEQLLKRFIQSWPTFEGEVRTRNASLYSQVETQIPIISVKGKDKSNQKILKEIISQLSEINPKAQYTFVDSALILIREGVEALLIVIALVSALKAANQRNGLKWVYAGAAVGVLASCVLAVTLQLLFPTLTSGTNREVIEGIVGIVAVVFMISIGMWLHSKSSISAWKKFVDSKINVAISTGSFISMFTLSFLAVFREGAETIMFYVGIIPRISLTAFLLGIFLAIVLLLALAFIMLKLSAKIPIHLVFLVLTILIYGLAFKMLGVSIHILQLTDIFPSHILSFIPTVELLGIYPTAEGIISQLIFLFIIGVISIKKAFKVT from the coding sequence TTGGTAAAAACTTATTTGAATAAAATCTTTGCGAGTTTAGTAGTAGCTTTTATACTCTTTAGCGGATTACAAGCTTACGCTACAAATGAATATAGTGATCTTTTTATTAAAATTACAGATATTTCTGATGCTATTGATAAGAAAGATAACTCGAAAGCACAAAGTTTGCTTGCTGATATAAAAACTAGCTTTGAAGGATTACCAAATTCTAATTCCAAAGCCGGAATGAAAGTAAAACAAGAAATACTTTCAGCCCAAAATACTCTTACTAAAGAAAGTATAAGAAAAGTATCTTCTGCTTTGTTATCTTTTGAAAAAGAGCAAAATCCAGTTGATGAAAAGGCAGAAAAAGCTAAATTTGAATCAAAAGTTTTACCTGGTTTGCAAGAACTCAAAACCGTAGTTGAAGGTACAGACCTCGACCAAATGAAAGCACAGTATTCTGCTTTCAACTCTCTTTGGGTAAGAAATGAGTCCTTTGTACGTGCTCGTAGCATTAGTCACTACGGAAAAATTGAGACAGGGCTTTCATTCCTAAGAAGTTCTATGGAAATGCAACCTTTTTCTCATTCTAGTGTCAAAAGTGCTTATGAGGATTTATCCCAAGCTATCACAGATTTTTTGAGTGGGAAAAAAGTATCATACTCTAGTGATATAAGCACTTTAGAAAAAGGTATAAGCGTACTTGAAAAAGGATTAGCTGCTTTTGAACAAGGAAAGTATAAAGATGGCGAACAGCTTTTAAAAAGATTTATTCAGTCTTGGCCAACTTTTGAAGGTGAAGTTAGGACTAGAAATGCTTCTTTGTATTCACAAGTAGAAACTCAGATACCTATTATTTCAGTAAAGGGCAAAGATAAATCTAACCAAAAAATATTAAAAGAAATAATAAGCCAGTTATCTGAAATTAACCCTAAAGCTCAGTATACTTTTGTTGATTCTGCACTAATTCTTATCCGTGAAGGTGTAGAAGCATTATTGATTGTTATTGCTTTAGTAAGTGCGTTAAAAGCAGCTAACCAACGCAATGGACTCAAATGGGTTTACGCAGGAGCTGCAGTAGGAGTATTAGCAAGTTGCGTATTAGCAGTGACATTACAGTTACTATTCCCAACACTTACTTCAGGAACTAATAGAGAAGTTATTGAAGGTATAGTAGGTATTGTTGCTGTAGTTTTCATGATTAGTATCGGTATGTGGTTACACAGCAAATCTTCCATATCTGCTTGGAAAAAATTCGTAGATTCTAAAATAAACGTTGCTATCTCAACTGGTAGCTTTATATCAATGTTTACTTTGTCTTTCCTAGCGGTATTTAGGGAAGGCGCTGAAACAATAATGTTCTATGTAGGAATTATCCCTAGAATTTCTCTTACAGCTTTCCTACTTGGCATATTTTTAGCAATCGTATTGCTGTTAGCTTTAGCTTTCATAATGTTGAAACTATCAGCTAAGATTCCTATACATTTAGTTTTCTTAGTTTTAACAATACTAATTTACGGTTTAGCCTTCAAAATGTTAGGTGTAAGCATACATATACTACAACTAACAGATATATTCCCAAGCCATATTCTAAGCTTCATACCAACAGTTGAGCTACTTGGTATATATCCAACAGCAGAAGGCATAATTTCTCAGTTGATTTTCCTATTTATAATAGGAGTAATTTCAATAAAAAAAGCATTCAAAGTTACATAG
- the efeB gene encoding iron uptake transporter deferrochelatase/peroxidase subunit produces the protein MSDDNQQWIDKKITRRDFLKKAGIAGAGTIVGGSVVGAVLGSKNHSLANEIDGGNEYSLYGKHQSGITTPAQSHVYLMVVDLHSTDIKEVKKMFKDWTEYSEKLMSGKLVGEELENGLLPPLDTGEVMGMNPYNLTLTFGISTSFLSKLNLNAKKPAEFKDLPHFPRDQIKEKYSGGDICIQACANDAQVAFHAVRNLVRKARNTVTMRWGQSGFTKGKKNETPRNLFGFKDGTANVSTEEKYKQIIWRDKNDWLKDGTYMVVRKIQMHLETWDRTSLQEQENTFGRYKESGAPFGESDEFATVDITKKDKNGNFVIPEDSHVHLAKKAKKEIFRRGYSFSDGLIEETGQFDSGLLFISFQKDPKQFVDVQNSLGSEDKMNEYITHIGSGLFACFPGVKKGEYIGKNLFE, from the coding sequence ATGAGTGATGACAACCAGCAATGGATTGACAAAAAAATTACTCGACGTGACTTCCTAAAAAAAGCGGGAATTGCTGGTGCAGGAACTATAGTGGGTGGTTCTGTAGTTGGTGCAGTATTAGGGTCTAAAAATCATAGTCTTGCTAATGAAATAGATGGCGGTAATGAGTATTCCCTATACGGTAAACACCAGAGCGGAATCACCACTCCTGCTCAAAGTCATGTGTATCTAATGGTAGTAGATTTACATTCAACTGATATTAAAGAAGTTAAGAAAATGTTCAAAGATTGGACTGAGTATTCAGAAAAATTAATGTCAGGTAAATTAGTCGGTGAAGAACTTGAAAATGGTCTTTTACCTCCATTAGATACTGGTGAAGTTATGGGAATGAACCCATATAACCTAACACTTACTTTTGGTATAAGTACTTCTTTCCTATCTAAATTAAATTTAAATGCTAAAAAACCAGCAGAATTCAAAGATTTACCTCACTTTCCACGTGACCAGATTAAGGAAAAATACAGTGGAGGAGACATCTGTATACAAGCTTGCGCAAATGATGCACAAGTTGCCTTTCACGCTGTCAGAAACCTAGTTAGAAAAGCTAGAAACACTGTTACTATGCGTTGGGGACAAAGTGGATTTACTAAAGGAAAGAAAAACGAAACCCCAAGAAACTTATTCGGTTTCAAAGATGGCACAGCCAATGTTTCCACTGAAGAAAAATACAAGCAAATAATTTGGCGTGACAAAAACGACTGGTTAAAAGATGGCACGTATATGGTAGTACGTAAAATACAAATGCATCTAGAAACATGGGATAGAACCAGTTTACAAGAACAAGAAAATACCTTTGGCAGATATAAAGAAAGCGGAGCACCATTTGGAGAAAGTGATGAATTTGCAACGGTTGATATCACTAAGAAAGATAAAAATGGTAACTTCGTTATACCTGAAGATTCTCACGTTCATCTAGCTAAGAAAGCTAAAAAAGAAATATTTAGACGTGGCTATTCTTTCTCTGATGGTTTAATAGAAGAAACTGGACAATTTGATTCAGGGCTACTATTTATTTCTTTCCAAAAAGATCCTAAACAGTTTGTAGATGTACAAAATAGTTTGGGTTCAGAAGATAAAATGAATGAGTACATAACTCATATTGGTAGTGGTTTGTTTGCTTGTTTCCCTGGAGTTAAAAAAGGTGAATACATTGGTAAAAACTTATTTGAATAA
- the efeO gene encoding iron uptake system protein EfeO: MKKTIAVLTLSSLLFLTGCSSQDTSKEVKDTKPAVTFEKETKEYKNFVEQQIDKLLLDTQKWVETIKSGDIAKVKAEYPLIRMAYERSEPIAESFSELDVKIDFRLADFKEEFKTEEGWAGYHKIEQILWEKNTLDGVQNYAEQLVNDIKELKAKILTVDVTPELMLTGSVDLLNEVATQKITGEEEVYSHTDLYDFRANIQGAEKIFEIFTPAIKEKDPKLVETLKKEFKTVNGLLDSYMTDKENYKLYIDLSKEDTKKLAEAVTKLGEPLSQMGIIVGAKK, from the coding sequence ATGAAAAAAACAATTGCTGTACTAACTCTATCATCACTATTGTTTTTAACAGGCTGTAGTAGCCAAGATACTTCAAAAGAAGTAAAAGACACAAAGCCAGCAGTTACTTTTGAAAAAGAGACTAAAGAATATAAAAATTTCGTTGAACAACAAATTGACAAATTATTGCTAGATACACAAAAATGGGTAGAAACTATAAAATCAGGCGATATTGCGAAAGTAAAAGCTGAGTATCCACTTATCCGTATGGCTTACGAACGCTCAGAACCAATAGCTGAATCTTTTTCTGAACTAGACGTGAAAATTGACTTCCGTCTTGCAGATTTCAAAGAAGAGTTCAAAACTGAAGAAGGCTGGGCTGGATACCACAAAATAGAACAAATCCTATGGGAGAAAAATACTCTAGATGGTGTTCAAAATTATGCTGAACAGTTAGTAAACGATATTAAAGAGTTGAAAGCAAAAATTTTGACTGTAGACGTTACCCCTGAATTAATGCTTACAGGTTCTGTTGACTTGCTAAACGAAGTAGCAACTCAGAAAATCACTGGAGAAGAAGAAGTATACTCCCATACAGATCTATATGACTTCAGAGCTAATATACAAGGTGCTGAAAAAATATTTGAAATATTCACACCAGCTATTAAAGAAAAAGATCCAAAACTTGTTGAAACTTTGAAGAAAGAATTTAAAACAGTAAACGGTTTACTGGATTCATATATGACAGACAAAGAAAACTACAAGTTGTATATAGATCTATCTAAGGAAGATACAAAGAAACTAGCCGAAGCAGTAACTAAACTAGGTGAACCATTATCACAAATGGGCATCATTGTAGGAGCTAAAAAATAA
- a CDS encoding alpha/beta fold hydrolase, which produces MAKKHIVLIHGTWCNGKVWGDFATKIEDMGVKVHTPSLRYHDLPYDECFKKVGNVGLKDYVNDLVCYIKKLDGDVILLGHSLGCLIAQLVATRIKVQGMILMGPAPAAGIFAFYPTMVRCFIKHFLRWGFWKKPMPPYKKEFFKYCMNEQEESGKEIVFADLVPESGRVYFQMALPFLDPSNSAKVNFARIKCPVLTITGSNDKMVVPAIARKTATKYKDSLLVSITGSDHMYEYGKYQAQTLSIIENWLKEKIL; this is translated from the coding sequence ATGGCTAAAAAACACATAGTTTTAATACACGGGACTTGGTGTAATGGAAAAGTATGGGGCGATTTCGCTACTAAAATTGAAGACATGGGAGTCAAAGTCCATACACCTAGTTTACGTTATCATGATTTGCCTTATGACGAGTGTTTTAAAAAAGTTGGAAATGTCGGTTTGAAAGACTATGTAAATGACTTAGTTTGCTACATAAAGAAATTAGACGGTGATGTTATTTTACTAGGTCATTCACTTGGTTGTTTGATTGCTCAACTTGTAGCAACACGTATAAAAGTTCAGGGAATGATATTAATGGGTCCAGCACCTGCTGCTGGTATATTTGCCTTCTACCCTACTATGGTTAGGTGTTTTATTAAGCATTTCTTGCGTTGGGGGTTCTGGAAGAAACCAATGCCTCCTTATAAAAAGGAATTCTTTAAATACTGTATGAATGAGCAAGAAGAATCAGGTAAAGAAATAGTTTTTGCTGATTTAGTTCCAGAGTCTGGCCGCGTGTATTTTCAGATGGCATTGCCTTTCTTAGATCCATCTAATAGTGCTAAAGTCAATTTTGCAAGAATAAAGTGCCCTGTGCTCACGATAACTGGTTCTAACGACAAAATGGTAGTTCCAGCAATAGCTAGAAAAACAGCCACTAAATATAAGGACTCTCTACTAGTTTCTATTACTGGTTCTGACCACATGTACGAGTATGGTAAATACCAAGCTCAAACTTTATCAATCATTGAAAACTGGTTGAAAGAAAAGATTCTGTAG
- a CDS encoding NAD(P)-binding oxidoreductase — translation MHILLLGATGRTGKEILKQSLEKDYLVTAYVRNPDKLLPHKNLKVIRGKLDDISSLSLAMKNVDVVLVTLGNPSISTKIALFETAIPNIIEAMKKAKVSRIIVLSALGVGKTMNNVRPFFRTLPKIFLRRVFNDHYKGEALLVSSNLKWTTLHPGILSNRCKSSFPKVYFTESGKKVKRIPITYRKDVAKVMLEKICDENTYEKQLVMTS, via the coding sequence ATGCATATACTGTTGCTGGGTGCTACAGGTCGCACTGGGAAAGAAATATTAAAACAATCTTTGGAAAAAGATTACTTAGTCACAGCTTATGTACGCAATCCTGATAAACTTTTGCCTCATAAGAATTTGAAAGTAATTAGAGGAAAACTAGACGATATCTCTTCGCTAAGCTTAGCTATGAAAAATGTAGATGTAGTGTTAGTTACCCTTGGAAACCCCAGTATAAGTACTAAAATCGCTTTGTTTGAAACAGCAATTCCCAACATTATTGAGGCTATGAAAAAAGCCAAAGTTAGCAGAATTATAGTTTTATCAGCTTTAGGGGTTGGGAAAACTATGAATAACGTACGTCCGTTTTTCCGAACTTTGCCTAAAATATTTCTAAGGAGAGTTTTTAATGATCACTACAAAGGTGAAGCGCTTTTAGTTAGCTCTAATCTAAAGTGGACTACCCTGCACCCTGGAATTTTAAGCAACAGGTGTAAGTCTAGCTTTCCTAAAGTCTATTTCACTGAAAGTGGTAAGAAAGTTAAACGTATACCGATAACTTACAGAAAAGATGTTGCTAAAGTAATGCTTGAAAAAATTTGTGATGAAAATACTTATGAGAAACAGCTTGTCATGACTTCGTAA
- a CDS encoding MmcQ/YjbR family DNA-binding protein: MIDIDSIFKYKVLNVDKLLVNGFVATGSIYVKNFLILEENFRVEIIVGSSGLVDYKVYEIDTNEEYVLVHVSNADGSFVTQVRKECEKLLSDISNDCFDLQLFKSEQTQKVVDYITNNLSVKPKFPWSKNPNYATFHAKENDKWFAIVVSISKTKLGLDGEEEIEIMNLKALPEEIEEIVDKKVFFPAYHMNKKHWFTICLDGRISNEQIYELIRRSYELVAKK; encoded by the coding sequence GTGATTGATATAGATAGTATTTTCAAATATAAAGTTCTAAATGTTGATAAGCTTTTGGTAAACGGTTTTGTAGCTACAGGTAGTATCTATGTAAAAAATTTCCTTATATTGGAAGAGAATTTTAGAGTTGAAATTATAGTTGGTAGTTCAGGCTTAGTAGATTATAAAGTTTATGAAATAGATACAAATGAAGAATATGTTTTAGTTCATGTTTCTAATGCTGATGGTAGTTTTGTGACTCAAGTTAGAAAAGAATGCGAAAAGCTATTAAGTGATATTTCGAATGATTGCTTTGATCTTCAGCTGTTCAAGAGTGAGCAAACACAAAAAGTAGTTGACTATATAACTAATAATTTATCAGTAAAACCTAAGTTTCCTTGGAGTAAAAATCCGAACTACGCCACTTTTCACGCTAAAGAAAATGACAAGTGGTTTGCAATAGTAGTGTCTATTTCTAAAACAAAACTAGGGTTAGATGGTGAAGAAGAAATAGAAATTATGAATTTGAAAGCTTTACCTGAAGAAATAGAAGAAATTGTTGACAAGAAAGTATTTTTCCCCGCCTATCACATGAATAAGAAGCATTGGTTTACTATTTGTTTAGACGGCAGAATAAGTAATGAGCAAATCTATGAGTTAATAAGAAGAAGCTATGAGTTAGTGGCTAAAAAGTGA
- a CDS encoding DUF488 domain-containing protein, translating into MGEIRITRIYEPISSEDGTRILVDRLWPRGISKEKACLDYWWKEVTPSSQLRKWFGHDPQKFLDFRNLYRKELDENKLINEYIVCIRQILKTQNLTLLYAAKDPSCNHALILKEWFEEMLYVDK; encoded by the coding sequence ATGGGAGAAATAAGGATTACTCGAATATATGAGCCTATAAGCTCTGAAGATGGCACACGTATTCTTGTTGATCGTTTATGGCCACGTGGTATTTCAAAAGAAAAGGCTTGTCTTGACTACTGGTGGAAAGAAGTTACTCCCTCATCACAGCTACGTAAATGGTTTGGACATGACCCTCAAAAATTTCTTGATTTTAGGAATTTATATCGTAAAGAATTAGATGAAAATAAGCTTATCAACGAGTATATAGTTTGTATCAGACAAATTTTGAAGACACAGAATTTAACTTTACTGTATGCCGCTAAAGACCCTAGTTGTAACCATGCACTTATATTGAAAGAGTGGTTTGAAGAAATGCTTTATGTTGATAAATAG
- a CDS encoding NADH:flavin oxidoreductase/NADH oxidase, whose protein sequence is MSKLLSSANIGGLELKNRVVMSPMCMYEVKKQDGIPTTFHFTHYGARAISGVGLIIQEATAIHPDGRLTNYDLGLWNDEQAMALKDLVDSIHYLGAKIGVQIVHSGRKALNVENPLSPSKIAYGEPYNAPTVMTTQQVKATIKDFIDSARRAEQAGYDMIELHAAHGYLINQFISPLSNQRKDEYGGSLENRYRFLQEIIDGCKKVFTKPIWVRISATDYDETGQQNTLQDWQQMAKWMEEQHVECIDVSTGGLLNKKPNIPVHAAFQTPYATKIKEAVNIDVATVGLINDPGLAEHILQTNQADIILLGRVLLRNVNWVNEAAKILYDEQHQVFNNSYLRGQ, encoded by the coding sequence ATGTCCAAGTTGTTATCTTCTGCCAACATTGGTGGCTTAGAACTTAAAAATCGAGTAGTTATGTCTCCAATGTGTATGTATGAAGTCAAAAAACAGGACGGAATACCAACAACATTTCATTTTACTCATTATGGAGCTAGAGCAATCAGCGGAGTTGGACTAATTATTCAAGAAGCCACAGCTATTCACCCTGATGGACGTTTGACAAACTATGACTTAGGGCTTTGGAACGATGAACAAGCAATGGCTTTAAAAGATCTCGTGGATTCTATTCACTATTTAGGAGCAAAAATTGGCGTCCAAATTGTGCATTCTGGACGCAAAGCTTTAAATGTAGAAAATCCACTATCCCCTAGTAAAATTGCCTACGGTGAACCATACAATGCTCCAACAGTAATGACAACACAGCAAGTTAAAGCAACTATAAAAGACTTTATAGACAGTGCTAGACGAGCAGAACAAGCTGGATACGATATGATTGAACTGCACGCAGCCCACGGGTATTTAATCAATCAGTTTATTTCACCACTTTCAAATCAACGCAAAGACGAGTACGGTGGTAGCTTAGAAAATCGTTATCGTTTCTTACAAGAAATTATTGATGGCTGTAAAAAAGTTTTCACTAAACCAATTTGGGTGCGTATTTCTGCTACAGATTACGATGAGACTGGACAACAAAATACTTTACAAGACTGGCAACAAATGGCTAAGTGGATGGAAGAGCAACATGTTGAGTGTATTGACGTATCTACTGGAGGATTGCTAAATAAAAAGCCGAATATACCAGTACATGCAGCTTTTCAAACACCTTATGCTACTAAAATCAAAGAAGCTGTAAATATAGATGTTGCGACTGTTGGGCTGATAAATGATCCTGGCTTAGCTGAACACATTTTACAAACAAATCAAGCCGACATAATTTTGCTCGGACGAGTTCTTTTACGTAATGTGAATTGGGTAAACGAAGCTGCAAAAATCCTATATGATGAACAACACCAAGTGTTCAATAATTCATACTTACGTGGACAGTAA
- a CDS encoding NADP-dependent oxidoreductase, whose amino-acid sequence MKAAQLRKYNKENIKLEIIDLPKPVPTDTQVLIKVNAAGVNPVDNMITRGEVKLLLPYSLPLTAGNEVVGIVEEVGAKVSDFKAGDRVFARLPLRSIGAFAEYVAVEENALALVPSYLNDEQAACVPLTALTVMQAMDLMRVEAGKTIFISGGTGGVGAMAIPIAKAKGLKVITNGNATNKERVLALGADQFIDYKTQDYAEVVSNVDYVLDTLGGSHTQKQISILKAGGHIVSLKGVPNKKFAKRFGLSAWKQFLIGLVGRKLDKLAEEKDATYDFIFVESNGKQLQEVAGIFSQLRIQPSIDTVYDFKDINKALEKVANGNSRGKTLIVFK is encoded by the coding sequence ATGAAAGCAGCACAGCTTAGAAAATACAACAAAGAAAATATAAAATTAGAAATAATAGACCTTCCAAAACCAGTACCTACAGATACTCAAGTATTAATAAAAGTTAATGCAGCAGGGGTAAATCCTGTTGATAATATGATTACTCGCGGGGAAGTAAAACTACTTCTGCCGTATTCTTTGCCACTTACTGCTGGAAATGAAGTAGTTGGTATCGTTGAGGAAGTAGGTGCTAAAGTCAGCGATTTCAAAGCTGGAGACAGAGTATTTGCTCGTTTACCACTAAGAAGCATTGGTGCATTTGCTGAATATGTAGCAGTGGAGGAAAACGCTTTGGCTTTAGTGCCGTCTTATCTTAACGATGAGCAAGCAGCTTGTGTGCCACTTACAGCACTTACAGTTATGCAGGCAATGGATCTTATGCGGGTAGAAGCTGGCAAAACAATTTTCATTTCAGGTGGCACAGGTGGGGTAGGTGCAATGGCTATTCCTATTGCTAAAGCGAAAGGATTAAAAGTAATTACTAATGGAAATGCGACGAATAAAGAACGTGTTTTAGCACTTGGTGCTGATCAGTTTATTGACTATAAAACGCAAGATTATGCTGAAGTAGTATCTAATGTTGACTACGTTCTAGATACTTTAGGCGGTAGTCATACGCAAAAACAAATCTCCATTCTAAAGGCTGGAGGGCATATAGTTAGCCTTAAAGGTGTGCCTAATAAAAAGTTTGCCAAGCGTTTTGGACTATCTGCTTGGAAACAATTCTTGATTGGATTAGTTGGACGCAAACTTGATAAGTTGGCTGAAGAAAAAGATGCAACATACGACTTTATTTTTGTTGAGTCTAATGGTAAACAGTTACAGGAAGTAGCTGGTATTTTCTCACAGCTACGCATACAACCATCTATAGATACTGTATATGATTTCAAAGATATTAACAAAGCACTTGAAAAGGTTGCAAACGGCAATTCTAGAGGAAAAACTCTTATAGTTTTTAAATAA
- a CDS encoding Rrf2 family transcriptional regulator, translating to MDTKFSVAVHILIMFSETKEKLTSEKIAKSVNTNSSYIRKVIALLKKSNLLLRAEGSFDYSLGKSKDSLTLLEIYRAVQTPKLLYTHQNANRQCPVGAYINKALDPIIEHAEIQLEKDLENQTLEKVIDKIRKELDSENNQSF from the coding sequence ATGGATACTAAATTTTCTGTAGCAGTGCATATACTGATTATGTTCTCTGAAACTAAGGAAAAATTAACTTCAGAAAAAATAGCTAAAAGTGTAAATACAAATTCTAGCTACATTCGTAAGGTAATTGCTTTGCTCAAAAAATCAAATCTTTTACTACGAGCAGAAGGTAGTTTTGATTACTCGTTAGGAAAAAGTAAAGATAGTTTAACATTGCTAGAAATATATAGGGCAGTACAAACTCCTAAACTGTTGTATACACACCAAAATGCTAACAGACAGTGCCCTGTTGGTGCATATATAAATAAAGCTTTAGACCCTATCATAGAACATGCAGAAATACAGCTTGAAAAAGATTTGGAAAACCAGACCTTGGAAAAAGTTATAGATAAGATACGAAAAGAGCTTGATAGTGAAAATAACCAAAGCTTCTAA
- a CDS encoding ATP-binding cassette domain-containing protein codes for MPKIIEYKNICKSYNGKPIINDFSLEINSGDFLCIVGTSGSGKTTLMKMINGLIKPDEGQVLVFGKNINEENIISLRRKIGYAIQGNGLFPHMSVYENISYVPRLEKKKEDELDHIVNENLDLVGLPRELKNKYPDQLSGGQQQRVGLARAYANSPLILLMDEPFGAVDSITRYQLQKDLKKIHERRKCTIIFITHDIREAFTMGTHVLVLDKGQIQQYGTTKEVLESPKNDFVRKLIDMAS; via the coding sequence ATGCCTAAGATTATTGAGTATAAAAATATCTGCAAATCATACAATGGTAAACCAATAATTAATGATTTTAGTTTGGAAATAAATAGTGGCGATTTTTTGTGCATAGTAGGTACATCTGGGTCAGGTAAAACCACTTTGATGAAAATGATAAATGGCTTGATTAAGCCAGATGAAGGACAAGTACTAGTATTCGGTAAAAACATAAATGAGGAAAACATTATTAGTCTTAGAAGAAAAATTGGTTATGCAATTCAAGGTAATGGTTTATTTCCACATATGAGTGTTTATGAAAATATATCGTATGTACCTAGGTTGGAAAAGAAAAAAGAAGATGAATTAGATCACATTGTAAATGAAAATCTAGATTTAGTTGGCTTACCGCGAGAGTTAAAAAACAAGTATCCAGACCAACTTTCAGGAGGGCAACAGCAACGTGTAGGATTAGCCAGAGCCTATGCTAATTCTCCGCTTATTTTGCTAATGGATGAACCTTTTGGGGCAGTGGACTCTATTACAAGGTATCAGTTGCAAAAAGATTTAAAAAAGATTCATGAGCGTAGGAAGTGTACTATTATTTTTATTACACATGATATTCGTGAAGCTTTTACAATGGGAACGCATGTATTGGTATTAGACAAAGGTCAAATACAGCAATATGGTACTACCAAAGAAGTATTAGAAAGCCCTAAAAATGATTTTGTGCGAAAGCTTATAGATATGGCAAGTTGA